In Cyanobacteriota bacterium, the DNA window TTCTTACGGAGCCAGGCAGAAGCATAGTTGGTCCAGCTGGCATAACTGTGTATAAGGTAGGCAATATCAAAGACATCCCCAATGTCCGCAAATATATTGCCATTGATGGCGGAATGGCGGATAACGCAAGACCGATAATGTATCAGGCACAATACATTGCAGAAATTGATGGCAAAGATCCAAACAAAGACACTGAGCTAGTTACCGTCGCTGGTAAGTACTGCGAGTCTGGCGATGTATTAATTCGTGACATCGAGCTAGCTAAAGCAGCGCAAGATGACATCCTTGTTGTTTATTCAACTGGCGCTTACAACTACAGCATGGCTTCAAACTATAACCGCGCTACCAAACCTGCTTTGGTCCTAGTCAATAATGGTCAATCTCATATCATGGTTCAGGCTGAGGATATTGATGATATTTTGCGGAATGACAAGATGCCAGTGCATTTGAAATAGTCAGGACTAAGTCCCTTTACTAAAATCTAAGGAAGCTCAACCAAACAATTTGACAAAAAACATTTGGAGCAAAACGCCTACTAGCAGGCTCACAGAGGCTGCTGGTTTTGCGGAGACCGTTTTTTGGAGAATTCGTTTTGTTGAGCTTTCTGTTAATTACATAGTTACACAAAACAGCCTTATCTTCGCTACACTAATTACAAAATAGGGCATAATATACACAGAGGCCAAGTAAAATAGAAAACACCAATATCAACCTAAACTACATTGACTTAAAGGAATTTCTCTACAAATTTCTAGATTTAGAATTGAACCCTCTGAGTATGGCAAGCTTGATCATCCAACTTGCATTTATCACTTGGTTAATTTATCAAGTTTATATGAGGTTCCAAGGAACGCAAGCAGAGAGAGTTTTACGAGGTTTGGTTTTAATTATTCCGGTAATCCTACTTTGCTACGCCCTCAAGCTGCAAATCATTACCAGATTACTCGAGATTTTTTCACCTACTATATTAATAGGTTTGATTGTCATCTTTGCGCCAGAATTCAGGCGGGTACTAATGCAACTCGGTGGTAATCTATCTTTGGTTGACTACCTGCATATTGCAGAATCCAAGAAAAGCATCAACGATGCTTGTGATGAGATTATTCAATCACTTGCCAATCTCCAAAAAAACAAAATTGGCGCCTTGATTGCAATTGAAAAAGCCAATGTCGATAGATACTACATCAACCCCGGCAAAAGTCTTAATGCCACACTCAGCCAAGAATTACTGTTAACAATTCTCAATCCCAAGTCACCACTACATGATGGAGCGGTAATCCTAAAAGGCTTCACAGTGATTGCAGCTGGCGTCATCCTGCCTATGACTGAAAACCCTAAGCTCGATTGGCAGTATGGTACCAGGCATAGAGCGGCAATTGGTTTTAGTGAAATAACTGATTCATTGATTCTAGTTGTTTCTGAAGAAACCGGTGAGATATCCTCAGCCCAAGAAGGAAGATTGACAAGTTACGCAAATCCTGAATTATTACGCAACCGTATCCAAACTTTTTATTCAGAATTACTCAAAACAGAGAAGAAAAGCAGTAAAGTTGGTCAATACATTAATGACTTCTTTGCTAGTATCAAAGCTATAAAACAGGGAAAAGACGAGGATAAATCAGAGATTTCCGAAGAAATTGAATAATTGGCCATACGCAATAATAAAGAAATTACGAATTCTTTTATTATGTATTGCATTTTTTAATAATTTCTTGCTAATATAGATCATTATGAACGAAAATCAACAAAAAATATTTGTAGTAGACGATGATCCAGCAATTCTTGAGCTGGTCACCTCTAATTTAGAGATGCAAGGATACTCTGTCGAATCAGCTGACAACGCTATTGATGGTCTTGCCCTAATTCAACAAAACCCACCAAGCCTAATTATTTTAGATTTGATGATGCCTAATCTTGACGGTTTTACAGCTTGTCAAAGACTTCGTCAAAACGACAAAACCAAAGAAATTCCTGTGCTTATGCTTACAGCTTTAAGCAGAACGGAAGACAAAGTTACTGGTTTTGATTCTGGTGCTGATGACTATTTAACTAAGCCCTTTGAGCTTGCAGAACTTTTTGTTAGAGTGAGAGCTCTTCTTAGAAGATCTGGTGCTATAACTTTGGCGCAATCAATCCCTGAAATTCTTCACGCTGGCGACATTACATTAATGCCTGAGTCACGTGAAATCAAGATTGATGACCGCATCCTAAGACTTACTCCAATTGAGTTTGAAGTTCTTCATTGCTTAATGCAAAACCATGGTCAAACAGTTAGTCCTGGAACTCTTCTTAAAGAAGTTTGGGGTTACTCACCTGTGGATGACGTAGATACTATTCGTGTTCATATCAGACATCTAAGATCTAGAATCGAAACTGGCGAGAAAAAATATATCAAAACTGTTTACGGTGGTGGATATCAATTAATTCCTGATGGTTTCGTGAAGCACGCTCAAACAGCTTTGGCTTAATTGATCAGAACATTGGATTTGTTTTTGAATGTAAAAAGCCTTCTCCTTGTGAGATGGCTTTTTTTTGGGAACACAAAATAACTTGCTGCGTCTTTGCATACAAAATCGGTGGCATTTGCCATCAATTTAACGGGTAAAAAGGACTAATGGCCTAAAAAAGGAGATCGCGAAAATGAAAAAAATACTATGTATACCTGTAGCATTGTCGCTACTACTTTCAATAGTTATTGCTAAACCAGCTAAAGCTATGGAAAAAGGAGTTCTATCTATTGTTGGACCTGTCGTGGGTGCACCAATTGGTGGTGTTATGGGCTTAATTCGTGGTTTCACGGCTAAAGCTGTTGATGGTTCAAACCATTTATCAGAGGACCTTGGAGACGGTTTTATCGGTAGACTTATTGGTACCCCAGTTGGACTTGTAATTGGTGGTGTTGTCGGTGGAGTCACAGGTTTAGTCAACGGTGTAATTGACGGTATTGTAATCGGAATTGATGATCCATTATCAGCAGAGAGTGCTAGTTTAGATGGTGATTTTATAGACTATGATCCTTTCGAATTATTTGAAGGAAAATCATTTGCTCAATAATTAGCATTTGGAATAAACTTGTCGGTATTAAAAGCCCTCCCTGAACGGAGGGCTATTTTTTAACTGCTATACTTGTTTACTGGTCAAGCTCATGAGAAATATTGAGATCTACGATACAACACTTAGAGACGGCGCGCAGATGCGTGATATTTCTTTTAGTGTCAACGACAAACTAAAGATACTTGAAATCCTCGATGATCTTGGAATCACCTATGTAGAGGGTGGCTGGCCGGGAGCAAACCCCAAAGATATAGACTTCTTTGTTGAAGCAGCCAAGCTCAAACTAACTACCACTAAACTCACAGCCTTTGGTAGTACTCGCAAAGCCAATACCAAGGTGAACGAAGATCCTATACTCAAAGCATTACTGAGAGCTGAAACTCAAATCATTTGTATCGTTGCCAAAAGCTCTGCTTGGCAAATTGACACAACAATGCAAGCTAGCCTGGAACAAAACCTTGCAATGCTCAATGAAAGTATCGAATATCTAAGATCAGAAGGTAGAGAGGTTTTTGTCGATGCCGAGCATTTTTTTGATGGCTATAAAACTAATCCTGCATATTGCAAGCAATTTATCGAGACTGCAGCCAAAGCTGGAGCTAGTCGAATGATACTCTGTGACACCAATGGCGGTTCATTGCCTGAGGATGTTTATCGGATTACCCAAGAGATGGTAGAGGCTTTTGCTGGGGCTTCTGGCATAGATTTTGGGATTCATGCGCATAACGATAGCGAGCTTGCTGTCGCCAATAGTATACGTGCAATCCGAGCTGGTGCAATCCAAGTACAAGGCACCATCAATGGCTACGGTGAGCGTTGTGGTAATGCCAACTTACTTTCTATTATTCCAAACCTAGAACTTAAATACAGTGATGATAATTTAATTTGCTTACCAAAAGGCAACTTAAACAAACTCACCAAGGTTGCCAAACAAATCTCAGAAATCGCCAACATGAATCTCAATCAATCACAGCCTTTTGTCGGCGACAGAGCATTCACCCACAAGGGCGGTCTGCACGCAAGCGCAATTGCCAAGGATAAAACAAGTTACGAACATATAGACCCAGCGAGCGTTGGCAATTTCACTCGAGTTGTAGTTTCTGAACAATCTGGAGTGAGCAATATCCTTGACTGGTTCAACAACAATGGTTTTGATTTCAATTCTGACAACGAAGCAAAAGAAACTGCACAAGCAGTCCTCACCAAACTCAAAGAGCTTGAGCATCAAGGTTATAGCTACGAAAATGCAGCAGCCAGTTTTGATTTATTAGTGCGCCAAGTACTCAATGAAACCAAACCTCAATCATTACCAGATTTCTTTAGCACTATTGAATCCAATGTAAGAATCGTCAATGGTGAACAGACCGAAGCTACTGTAAGGGTTAAAATTGGAGACAAGGAATTTCATTCTGCTAGTCTTGGCAACGGTCCTGCAAATGCCATGGATCAAGCTTTACGTAAATCACTAAGAGATTTTTATCCAGAGATCGATAATTTTCATTTGCTTGATTTCAAAGTAAGGATTTTAGATAGTCACCTTGGTACTGCGGCAATAACCAAAGTTCAAGTCACTACTGGCTGCGCACATGTACAAGATCGTCCTAAGAAACTAGCCGATGGGGCTTCCCAGGTAGATTCATGGGATACCATTGGAGTTAGCCCAAACATAGTCAAAGCCAGCTGGGATGCAATCGTAGACAGTATTATATATGGTTTAATTAGAGAAAGAGCGAAGGTCAAGGAGAGCCAAACTTAATGCCATTAACAGGACAAGACTTAGTTGAAGCCAATACTTTCCTGCAAAGGTTACAAGGGAAAACGGTAAGAGTTGAAATTGCTTCCAGGATCAATATTGGATTTAGGCAAGCAATGTCAGTCAAACTAGCAAAATCTGGTGACTTATATACTTGCGACAGTGAATCAGGCGAAGTCTCTGCGGTTATAGACTTAAACCAAGCAGAGAGCTTAAGCTCTGATCACAGCTCGGTGACTCTGCTTTATGGCGACAATTTAGTGACCGTGCGTTTTGCAAGAAGCCGTTAAGTATGCCAGAACCAAAACACAAACGTGAAGACTATAAGGCTGTAAGAGAAGGTGGTCTACTCACAGATATCAGTGAACACCTGACAGAGTTGCGTAATCGATTAATCATCTCAGTAATTGCACTTCTTGCTATTTTCATACTTGCTTTTAATTTCTCTCATCAAATAATCACAATACTTCAAGCACTAGCTCCAGCAGGCTCAAGTTTTTTTCAAATCAAACCTGGTGAATTACTTATGACCAGCATCAAAGTTTCTATCTTTAGTTCTGTAGTAATCACCATGCCACTTTTACTACAACAAATAGAAGGCTTTCTTAGACCTGGTCTTAAAGACAAAGAATCAAATCTACTTGGTCCAATACTGATTAGCTCACCAATATTATTTTGGCTAGGAATGTCCTTTGCATATTTCTTCACATTACCTTCTTTGTTAGAATTCTTACTTGGTTTCGGTCAAGGACTAGTTGAAGCTCGCTATGGACTAGAACATTTTATCAATTTAGAGCTATCCATTCTCAGCATTTGTGGCATTAGTTTTCAACTACCGATTGTCTTAATCAGCCTGGCACAATTTGGTATTGTCAGCAGCAAAAGCCTGTTGCGTCTCTGGCGCTATGTGATACTTGGGGCATTTGTGATTGCAGCAGTGATCACCCCAACTCCTGACCCACTAACAATGAGCATCCTAGCCGGAGCTCTTCTTGGTTTGTTTTTCCTTACTATTTTGATTTTAAAGATAATGAAGCGCTAGGGACAGCTTACAACTTGCTATAATACTTTTGTGTTCATCGCATCTAGAAGAGAAAAACTAATAGTTCTAATAACCCTAATCTTGGTATCAGGAACCGGTTATTTCATCTTTGATTTACTTAGTTTCAAATCATCCAATATTAAAGAAGCCAGGCAATTACTCAAAGAATTCAAAATTGCCAAAGCACAAAATATTCTAGAAAAGACCAAACTTCGCTTGAGAACCAGTGATGAAGATCTTGATACTCTCTTACTCTATTCTCAAATCAAACTTGCAAAATACAAACAAGCCAGTAAATTCTTAGATGAAAACATCAAAAGCATCCCTATTGACTTCAAAGACAGCTTTGTAGAGCTAGTTGAAATACTCAATGTCAACGATAGAGCAGACTTGATCGTTAAGCTCATTGGCAAAGCTAACAAACTCAAACTCGAACAAGAATATTTTATAGAAATTAGTCAAAGACGCAACCAAATCAATCAAGAATTTGAGATACTGGAAGCTGGTCTTAATTACCTCAATACTCGCAAATTAGACAAGAAAAACAAAACAGCAGTCTCTAGCCTCAAACTAGAGTCTTACTTGCTCAAGCGCTGCATGGAAGTTGCTGATATTAATATCGGCTCCACTAACTATAAATCTGCCCTGTCCTATCTTGAAAAAGCCATTAATTTAGGCATTGTCAACAATTCTGCCCTTAAAGATGATTTCTATTTAAGTTTGGCACTCACTTACAAGAATCTTCACAATTTTGATAAAGCGTGGGAAAATATGCAATTGGCAGCCAAACTTGGTAATGAAAGAGCTAAGGGAATGATTGAAGATTTACATAAGAAGTATAAATAAAGGCGTCATCCTAAGCCAA includes these proteins:
- a CDS encoding diaminopimelate decarboxylase, whose protein sequence is LTEPGRSIVGPAGITVYKVGNIKDIPNVRKYIAIDGGMADNARPIMYQAQYIAEIDGKDPNKDTELVTVAGKYCESGDVLIRDIELAKAAQDDILVVYSTGAYNYSMASNYNRATKPALVLVNNGQSHIMVQAEDIDDILRNDKMPVHLK
- the cdaA gene encoding diadenylate cyclase CdaA, which encodes MASLIIQLAFITWLIYQVYMRFQGTQAERVLRGLVLIIPVILLCYALKLQIITRLLEIFSPTILIGLIVIFAPEFRRVLMQLGGNLSLVDYLHIAESKKSINDACDEIIQSLANLQKNKIGALIAIEKANVDRYYINPGKSLNATLSQELLLTILNPKSPLHDGAVILKGFTVIAAGVILPMTENPKLDWQYGTRHRAAIGFSEITDSLILVVSEETGEISSAQEGRLTSYANPELLRNRIQTFYSELLKTEKKSSKVGQYINDFFASIKAIKQGKDEDKSEISEEIE
- a CDS encoding response regulator transcription factor; translated protein: MNENQQKIFVVDDDPAILELVTSNLEMQGYSVESADNAIDGLALIQQNPPSLIILDLMMPNLDGFTACQRLRQNDKTKEIPVLMLTALSRTEDKVTGFDSGADDYLTKPFELAELFVRVRALLRRSGAITLAQSIPEILHAGDITLMPESREIKIDDRILRLTPIEFEVLHCLMQNHGQTVSPGTLLKEVWGYSPVDDVDTIRVHIRHLRSRIETGEKKYIKTVYGGGYQLIPDGFVKHAQTALA
- the cimA gene encoding citramalate synthase; the encoded protein is MRNIEIYDTTLRDGAQMRDISFSVNDKLKILEILDDLGITYVEGGWPGANPKDIDFFVEAAKLKLTTTKLTAFGSTRKANTKVNEDPILKALLRAETQIICIVAKSSAWQIDTTMQASLEQNLAMLNESIEYLRSEGREVFVDAEHFFDGYKTNPAYCKQFIETAAKAGASRMILCDTNGGSLPEDVYRITQEMVEAFAGASGIDFGIHAHNDSELAVANSIRAIRAGAIQVQGTINGYGERCGNANLLSIIPNLELKYSDDNLICLPKGNLNKLTKVAKQISEIANMNLNQSQPFVGDRAFTHKGGLHASAIAKDKTSYEHIDPASVGNFTRVVVSEQSGVSNILDWFNNNGFDFNSDNEAKETAQAVLTKLKELEHQGYSYENAAASFDLLVRQVLNETKPQSLPDFFSTIESNVRIVNGEQTEATVRVKIGDKEFHSASLGNGPANAMDQALRKSLRDFYPEIDNFHLLDFKVRILDSHLGTAAITKVQVTTGCAHVQDRPKKLADGASQVDSWDTIGVSPNIVKASWDAIVDSIIYGLIRERAKVKESQT
- the tatC gene encoding twin-arginine translocase subunit TatC, which produces MPEPKHKREDYKAVREGGLLTDISEHLTELRNRLIISVIALLAIFILAFNFSHQIITILQALAPAGSSFFQIKPGELLMTSIKVSIFSSVVITMPLLLQQIEGFLRPGLKDKESNLLGPILISSPILFWLGMSFAYFFTLPSLLEFLLGFGQGLVEARYGLEHFINLELSILSICGISFQLPIVLISLAQFGIVSSKSLLRLWRYVILGAFVIAAVITPTPDPLTMSILAGALLGLFFLTILILKIMKR